From Verrucomicrobia bacterium S94, the proteins below share one genomic window:
- a CDS encoding GntR family transcriptional regulator, with the protein MNHSKPRYLQISEEIRVLIRNQTYKPGDLLPTEQDLAKKYSTSRPTVAKALKLLSDEKLVRRRAGFGTQVLPPGKSALTAAFLIPRLHETEIFEPICAGISHTAGRESMRIIRPSELGMDTDPRHLAEALTDQFIDEKVNGVFFTPVEHIPNQEEFNLGIIKRLGRAGIRTVLLDRDVYPWPRQTPYDLIGIDNIEAGYIMARHLLNNGCGKIAFVSAPNPAMTVQLRRIGSSEALVHAGRTARELEQVEYQPDAPRKTLQKLVKKGVQGIICANDATAAPLLRELIDYGIDIPRSVQVCGFDDVKYASLLSVPLTSYHQPCEGIGNVAANVMLNRIRHPESPVQRITLKGQLIIRNSSCGPIG; encoded by the coding sequence ATGAACCACTCAAAACCAAGGTACTTACAGATATCCGAAGAAATTCGCGTTTTAATCCGAAACCAAACCTATAAACCCGGTGATCTCCTTCCAACCGAACAGGATCTGGCTAAAAAATACAGCACCTCACGCCCCACCGTCGCCAAAGCGCTGAAACTGCTGAGCGATGAAAAACTGGTGCGCCGCCGCGCCGGTTTCGGCACTCAGGTGCTTCCGCCGGGCAAGTCGGCTCTCACCGCCGCCTTCCTCATTCCCCGGCTGCATGAAACCGAGATTTTTGAACCGATCTGCGCCGGCATTTCCCACACCGCCGGGCGCGAATCCATGCGAATCATCCGCCCCTCCGAACTGGGTATGGATACCGATCCCCGCCATCTGGCGGAAGCACTCACCGATCAGTTTATCGATGAAAAAGTAAACGGCGTTTTTTTCACACCGGTTGAGCACATCCCCAATCAGGAGGAATTCAACCTGGGCATTATTAAACGGCTCGGCCGCGCCGGCATCCGGACAGTCCTGCTCGACCGCGATGTCTACCCCTGGCCCCGCCAGACCCCGTATGACCTCATCGGCATCGACAACATCGAAGCCGGATACATCATGGCCCGGCATCTCCTGAATAACGGATGCGGAAAAATCGCCTTTGTATCGGCTCCCAATCCGGCCATGACCGTGCAGCTGCGCCGCATCGGCAGCTCCGAGGCCCTCGTGCATGCCGGACGAACGGCCAGAGAACTCGAACAGGTCGAATATCAGCCGGATGCCCCGCGTAAAACCCTTCAGAAACTGGTAAAGAAAGGCGTCCAGGGCATCATCTGCGCCAACGACGCAACCGCCGCCCCGCTGCTTCGGGAGCTGATCGATTACGGCATAGACATTCCCCGGTCGGTCCAGGTCTGCGGATTTGATGATGTCAAATACGCCTCGCTGCTGAGCGTCCCGCTGACCAGCTACCACCAGCCCTGCGAAGGCATTGGAAATGTAGCGGCCAACGTTATGCTCAACCGCATCCGGCATCCGGAAAGTCCGGTACAGCGCATAACGCTGAAAGGTCAGCTGATCATCAGAAACTCATCCTGCGGCCCGATTGGTTAA